CACGCCGAACTGCTGCTCGAACTGCTGCGGCGTCAGCCACTGGTGATAGTTGGGCGAAGCCGGGTCCTGCAGATCGGCGAGGAACTGCTGCAGTTGACGCTCCACCGTCGGCCCCGGGGTCAGCACCAGCACCATGCGCTGCATGGGCAGGCTGACGTCCATGGGCCCGATGTCGTTTTGCGGCCGCGCCATGGGATGCACGTTGTGGCGCAGCACCACCCGGTCGCTGTCATCGACGGCGATGCCGGGCAGGTCCCGGACAGAAGCCCGGTGGCCCTGGCCCCAGGCCGAGGCCGCGAGGCTGGCGGTCAACAGCAGGCAGGCTGTGGAGCGAAGCATACGTCTCCTCTCGACACTGATACCTGGTCGGCGCCTTCGGAGGAGATCCAGCGCCCCGTCCTGGAGAAACACACAGGACGGCCCCCACAGATCGAACAAAGTATACCCCCGAGGGCCCTCCCCAAGCCATGCCTGGGGAGGATGGGGAAGAGGTGAGGGCCCGTGCCCACCAAGGGGCGCGGTCAAGCAGACTTCAGGCCACGCGGATGCCGGCGCTCTCCACCGCGCCCTGGAAGAGTTCGCCCAGGCCGGTCACATCCAGGACCTCGCGCACCTGCGCGCTCAGGTTCCACAGGGCCAGTTCGCGGCCGCTTTCCTGCGCCCGCCGCAGCAGGTCGGCCAGCGCGCCTACGCCGGCCGCGTCGATGGCCTCCACCTCGCCCAGGTCCAGGACCAGGCGCGGCTCCGCGCACTCCAGGATCGACACCAGCCTCTCCAGGTTGCGCTCGCCCGCCACCAGCCGGCCGGTGCAGCGCACCACTGCCAGCCCGGGTGTTCCCAGCTCGGTATGAAACTTAAGCATGCCGTTTCTCCCAGTGCTCCGCCGCCATCCATCATCCCCCGGACGGGGTGTCGGATGTGTGAACTCCCGGTTAATTATGGTTACGTTCTGGCTACTCACTTGGTTCCTTCTGGATTACGAAGCTGTCTTTTACTTAGACGCAGGACGCGGCGGGAAGTTTGCAGAAAATTCGGCCCCGGCGCGCCGCCGCGGCGCGCCCTGCCACTTCGCATGCGAAACACCGAGGGGCGGGAGAGAGGAGTCTCTCGAGGGTTTTAGAGCCGGCCGTGGAGGCCGG
The window above is part of the Terriglobales bacterium genome. Proteins encoded here:
- a CDS encoding STAS domain-containing protein produces the protein MLKFHTELGTPGLAVVRCTGRLVAGERNLERLVSILECAEPRLVLDLGEVEAIDAAGVGALADLLRRAQESGRELALWNLSAQVREVLDVTGLGELFQGAVESAGIRVA